A single window of Stigmatopora nigra isolate UIUO_SnigA chromosome 22, RoL_Snig_1.1, whole genome shotgun sequence DNA harbors:
- the LOC144215526 gene encoding forkhead box protein N4-like has protein sequence MIEGGITSRMSGIIEDAGHHPSPQDYRLLTTDPSQLREEDLPGDLQSLSWLTSVDVPRLQQMVDGRGHSNGPSQGSLLEQQTAQLSSLAMTGGQSSMLHLQSNMQPSPLGISIINTHSGTMSPFSISGISSSGYQCPTSVYQSAPQQVYSLTQTGQQCSTGGLYSNVSFNNQSLFAQPHLAPQEPDLQPKCFPKPIYSYSCLIAMALKNSKTGSLPVSEIYSFMKEHFPYFKTAPDGWKNSVRHNLSLNKCFEKVENKTSSSSRKGCLWALNPAKIDKMEEEMQKWKRKDLPAIRRSMANPDELDKLITDRPENCRRKVIEPVMTRLPSCPTGLSLTAQMQRPQPIVTLSLPCIPMHQHHQIQAQLQAQARLAPISPAPAQTPPLHTVPDLSRSPPSHQPSKPPDDFYSVQVDSHTEVDALDPSIMDFALQGNLWEEMKDDSFNLDALGTFSNSPLRLSDCDLGSSLPPASSGASLSLSDVQVTGLYTSYTSQDTLASQYMSSPVSSKPIVLL, from the exons ATGATAGAAGGTGGAATTACATCCAGGATGTCAGGAATAATTGAGGATGCTGGTCATCATCCATCTCCACAAGATTACAG GCTTCTGACCACGGACCCCTCCCAATTGAGGGAGGAGGACCTCCCTGGGGACCTGCAGTCTCTATCATGGCTCACCTCGGTGGATGTGCCACGACTGCAGCAGATGGTGGATGGCCGTGGTCACAGTAATGGGCCCTCCCAGGGCAGCTTGTTGGAGCAACAGACAG CCCAACTGAGCAGCCTGGCCATGACAGGAGGCCAGTCTTCCATGCTCCACCTGCAAAGCAACATGCAGCCCAGCCCACTGGGAATCAGCATCATCAACACCCACAGTGGAACA ATGTCTCCCTTCTCCATATCTGGCATATCGTCATCAGGGTACCAGTGCCCTACTTCAGTGTACCAGTCAGCACCACAGCAGGTGTACTCACTAACCCAAACTGGACAGCAG TGCTCAACAGGTGGGCTGTACAGCAATGTCTCTTTCAACAACCAAAGTCTATTTGCACAACCTCACCTGGCTCCACAAGAACCAGACCTGCAGCCAAAATGTTTCCCAAAGCCCATCTACTCCTACAG CTGTTTGATTGCCATGGCTTTGAAGAACAGCAAAACCGGCAGCCTTCCAGTCAGTGAGATCTATAGCTTTATGAAGGAACACTTCCCTTATTTCAAG ACAGCGCCAGACGGATGGAAGAACTCAGTCAGACATAACCTATCTTTAAATAAGTGTTTTGAGAAAGTGGAGAACAAGACAAGTAGCTCCTCCAGGAAGGGCTGCCTGTGGGCACTAAATCCGGCCAAGATTGAcaagatggaggaagagatgcAGAAGTGGAAGCGCAAGGATCTTCCAGCTATCCGACGCAGTATGGCTAATCCAG ATGAGCTGGACAAACTGATAACAGACCGCCCTGAAAACTGCAGACGGAAGGTCATAGAACCGGTCATGACACGACTGCCCAGCTGTCCAACGGGCCTCTCTCTGACGGCCCAGATGCAGCGTCCCCAGCCCATCGTGACCCTCTCGCTGCCTTGTATCCCGATGCACCAGCACCATCAGATCCAAGCCCAGCTCCAGGCTCAAGCTCGCTTGGCTCCAATTTCCCCGGCTCCCGCCCAAACACCCCCACTCCACACGGTGCCTGACCTCTCTCGGAGTCCGCCAAGCCATCAACCCAGCAAGCCTCCCGATGACTTTTACAGTGTACAAGTTGATAGCCACACAGAGGTGGATGCGCTGGACCCCAGCATCATGGATTTTGCTCTTCAAG GTAACCTATGGGAGGAAATGAAGGACGACAGCTTTAACTTAGATGCATTGGGCACATTCAGTAATTCCCCACTGCGACTATCAGACTGTGATTTGGGGAGCAGCCTCCCTCCTGCCTCCAGCGGAGCAAGCCTGTCGCTGTCAGATGTACAGGTGACGGGTCTGTACACATCCTACACGTCACAGGACACCCTCGCCTCACAATACATGAGCTCGCCAGTCAGCAGCAAGCCCATCGTCTTGCTTTAG
- the LOC144215528 gene encoding unconventional myosin-Ih-like codes for MEGALNAREQVGIQDFVLLDETSEAAFLNNLKKRYSKDLIYTYIGTLLVSVNPYKELDIYNKKQMDVYMGVNFFELPPHIYALADNAYHTMLTEFSNHFILISGESGAGKTEASKKILQYYAVSCPSTALLNTVRDKMLMSNPVLEAFGNAKTLKNDNSSRFGKYMDIQFDGEGDAVGGHILNYLLEKSRVVHQNHGERNFHIFYQLLEGGEEDLLHQLGLERGCQRYSYLTQGECAVVPSINDKNDWKTVKNALEVFDIDATETNHLFGIVASVLHLGNVKFEPDIKGHATLNNKNAELRWVSNLLAVDAHSLQEGLTYRKIEAKTDQVLSPFSLDHAIYVRDALAKAIYGHTFTWLVNRINESMENTDPSRKTVIGLLDIYGFEVFNINSFEQFCINYCNEKLQQLFIQLTLKSEQEEYEAEDIEWEPVQFFNNKIICDLVEERHRGIISILDEECLRPGEATDLTFLERLEEKMGNHPHFVSHKLADKKTRRTLERGDFRLLHYAGEVTYCVVGFLDKNNDLLYKNIKDLISQSKNSIVRQCFSCTDPDSRRRPETVATQFKSSLLKLTEILVAKEAWYIRCLKSNESRKAGQFDEALIKHQIKYLGLMQHLRVRRAGFAYRRKYDVFLQRYKALCPATWPHWRGEPADGVLVLVQHLGYFPIEYKMGRTKIFIRHPRTLYATEDAFEKCKHQLATRLQAKYKGYRAKGEFRKQKEAATKIETCWRGVQARKERDKRAWAVKVIKQFIKGYLTRGQAKVTDNSEYLAFVRQNYLNRLKKNLPKTVLDKTTWLSPPHVLAETSEILRKLHYRLMVRKYVRGITPQRKTQLQMKYIASSMFKGKKESYPQYVAQPFLDTRISEEDIHVKVLQMIRNEQIKYSVPMIKYDRNGFKTRPRQLIFTRTAAYMVEEAKIKQRIVYTALKGISISNLTDSIVVLHVICEDPKEKGDLVLQCSHLYELVTKLSIIANKQNVVRVVQGSIKIEFQPGKESVVEFSTGPEPMVYKAKNGHLMVVATRARPR; via the exons ATGGAAGGTGCTCTTAATGCTAGAGAGCAGGTAGGAATTCAAGACTTTGTTCTCCTGGATGAGACCTCGGAAGCAGCCTTCCTCAACAATCTTAAGAAACGCTACAGCAAGGATCTCATTTAT ACCTACATTGGTACTTTGCTGGTGTCTGTAAACCCTTATAAGGAGTTGGATATCTACAACAAGAAACAAATGGACGTCTACATGGGGGTGAACTTTTTTGAGCTTCCACCTCACAT CTACGCGCTTGCCGACAACGCCTACCACACTATGCTGACTGAGTTCAGCAATCACTTCATCCTGATCTCAGGAGAAAGTGGCGCGGGGAAGACAGAGGCCTCCAAGAAGATTCTACAGTATTATGCGGTCAGCTGTCCGAGTACCGCTCTTTTgaacactgtcagagacaagaTGCTCATGTCCAACCCAGTCCTGGAG GCTTTTGGAAATgccaaaacactgaaaaatgacaACTCAAGCCGCTTTGGGAAGTATATGGACATTCAGTTTGATGGCGAG GGGGATGCAGTTGGTGGCCACATCTTAAATTACCTGCTTGAGAAGTCAAGGGTGGTGCATCAGAACCATGGAGAGAGGAACTTTCATATTTTCTACCAACTTTTAGAAGGGGGAGAAGAGGACTTGTTGCACCAGTTGGGCCTTGAAAGGGGCTGCCAGCGTTACAGCTACCTTACACAA GGAGAGTGCGCCGTTGTGCCTTCCATTAATGACAAAAACGACTGGAAGACAGTTAAAAATGCTCTTGAAGTTTTCGACATTGATGCAACTGAAACTAAT CACTTGTTTGGGATTGTGGCGAGTGTTCTTCACCTGGGCAACGTCAAGTTTGAACCTGACATTAAAGGCCACGCCACgctcaacaacaaaaatgcagaGTTGCGCTGGGTCTCCAAT cttcttGCGGTCGATGCTCACAGTTTGCAAGAAGGTCTCACTTACAGAAAGATTGAAGCTAAAACAGACCAG GTACTCAGTCCATTTAGTTTAGATCACGCCATCTATGTGAGGGATGCCCTGGCTAAAGCTATATACGGACATACCTTCACTTGGCTGGTCAACAGGATTAATGAGTCTATGGAGAACACT GATCCTTCAAGGAAAACTGTCATTGGACTTTTGGACATTTACGGTTTTGAGGTTTTTAATATCAACAG ttttGAGCAATTCTGCATTAACTACTGCAATGAGAAGCTGCAGCAACTTTTCATCCAGCTCACACTCAAGTCAGAGCAGGAAGAATACGAGGCAGAGGATATTGAA tgGGAGCCGGTGCAGTTCTTCAATAACAAGATTATCTGTGACCTCGTGGAGGAGAGACACCGAGGAATTATATCAATCCTG GATGAGGAGTGCCTGAGGCCAGGAGAAGCTACAGACCTGACCTTCCTGGAGAGACTGGAGGAGAAAATGGGGAATCACCCTCACTTTGTCTC TCACAAGTTGGCAGACAAAAAAACACGAAGGACGCTGGAGAGAGGAGATTTTCGTCTATTGCATTATGCGGGAGAGGTCACCTATTGTGTTGTGG gttttttggacaaaaacaacgACCtcttatataaaaatattaaagat CTGATAAGTCAATCCAAAAACAGCATTGTCAGGCAGTGCTTCTCCTGCACGGACCCAGACAGCAGGCGGAGACCAGAAACA GTGGCCACCCAATTTAAGAGCAGCCTGCTGAAGCTGACAGAGATCCTCGTTGCCAAAGAAGCATGGTACATACGTTGCCTTAAATCCAATGAGTCCAGGAAAGCAG GGCAGTTTGACGAAGCACTGATCAAACACCAGATTAAATATCTTGGCCTGATGCAGCACCTGAGAGTCAGACGTGCTGGTTTTGCTTACAGACGGAAGTACGATGTCTTTTTGCAGCG ATATAAAGCTCTGTGCCCAGCCACGTGGCCGCACTGGAGAGGAGAGCCTGCTGATGGAGTTTTGGTGCTGGTTCAACACCTAGGCTATTTTCCAATTGAATACAAAATGGGAAG gaCGAAAATATTCATCCGCCATCCGAGAACCCTATATGCTACCGAGGACGCTTTTGAAAAGTGTAAACATCAACTGG CAACGAGACTCCAGGCCAAATACAAAGGCTACCGGGCAAAGGGCGAATTCAGAAAACAGAAAGAGGCCG CCACAAAGATTGAGACCTGCTGGCGAGGAGTTCAGGCAAGAAAGGAGAGAGACAAGCGAGCGTGGGCAGTCAAAGTCATTAAACA ATTTATCAAAGGTTACCTGACTAGAGGTCAGGCAAAAGTCACAGATAACTCTGAATATTTGGCTTTCGTGAGACAGAATTACCTCAACAGGCTAAAAAAGAACTTGCCAAAAACTGTTTTGGATAAAACCACATGGCTGTCTCCACCTCACGTGTTGGCCGAG ACGTCAGAAATACTTCGTAAATTGCACTACCGTCTCATGGTGCGGAAATATGTTAGAGGAATTACACCACAGAGAAAAACACAG ctccAGATGAAATACATTGCAAGCTCAATGTTTAAAGGGAAAAAGGAAAGTTATCCTCAATATGTGGCCCAACCTTTTCTGGACACCAGAATCA GTGAAGAAGACATTCATGTAAAGGTCCTGCAAATGATTCGTAATGAGCAAATCAAG TACAGCGTTCCGATGATTAAATATGACAGGAACGGTTTCAAAACCAGGCCCCGGCAGCTCATTTTCACGCGTACGGCAGCGTATATGGTTGAGGAGGCAAAGATCAAACAAAGGATTGTTTACACTGCCCTTAAAG GGATTTCCATCAGTAATTTGACAGACAGCATCGTTGTGTTACACGTCATTTGTGAAGACCCCAAAGAGAAG GGAGATCTTGTACTGCAGTGCAGCCACTTGTATGAGCTGGTGACCAAACTCAGTATTATTGCTAACAAACAGAATGTGGTCAGAGTGGTTCAGGGCAg TATCAAGATAGAATTTCAACCCGGGAAAGAGAGCGTGGTCGAATTCAGCACGGGCCCGGAGCCAATGGTGTACAAGGCCAAGAATGGGCACCTGATGGTG GTTGCCACTCGGGCTAGGCCGAGGTAA
- the LOC144215527 gene encoding BTB/POZ domain-containing adapter for CUL3-mediated RhoA degradation protein 3, which produces MEEMSGESAVSSAVPAATTRTTSFKGSSPSSKYVKLNVGGALYYTTMQTLTKQDTMLKAMFSGRMEVLTDSEGWILIDRCGKHFGTILNYLRDGAVPLPDSRRETEELLAEAKYYLVQGLADECTAALQNNETYEPMCKVPLMTSSKEEQKLIATSNKPTVKLLYNRSNNKYSYTSNSDDNMLKNIELFDKLSLRFNGRVLFIKDVIGDEICCWSFYGQGRKIAEVCCTSIVYATEKKQTKVEFPEARIYEETLNILLYESHDGRGPDNALLEATGGAAGRSHHLDEDDERERIERVRRIHIKRPDDRTHHHQ; this is translated from the exons ATG GAAGAGATGTCAGGAGAAAGTGCCGTGAGTTCGGCGGTGCCGGCAGCTACGACCCGGACCACATCTTTTAAAGGGTCCAGCCCCAGCTCTAAATATGTCAAGTTAAATGTGGGCGGGGCCCTGTACTACACAACAATGCAGACTCTGACAAAGCAGGACACCATGCTTAAAGCCATGTTCAGTGGTAGAATGGAGGTCCTCACTGACAGTGAAG GTTGGATTTTGATCGATCGCTGTGGAAAACATTTCGGGACCATCCTGAACTACCTGAGGGACGGAGCGGTGCCGTTGCCGGATAGCCGGCGGGAAACCGAAGAGCTGCTTGCAGAAGCCAAGTATTATCTGGTCCAAGGCCTCGCTGATGAATGCACAGCTGCTCTGCAG AACAATGAAACTTATGAACCTATGTGTAAAGTGCCTCTGATGACATCTTCTAAGGAGGAGCAGAAGCTTATTGCAACTTCAAATAAG CCTACGGTGAAACTGCTGTACAATAGAAGCAATAATAAGTATTCCTACACCAG CAATTCCGACGACAACATGCTGAAAAATATCGAGCTGTTCGACAAGCTGTCATTGCGCTTTAACGGTCGCGTACTTTTCATCAAAGACGTGATCGGGGACGAGATCTGCTGTTGGTCCTTCTATGGACAGGGTCGCAAAATAGCTGAGGTGTGCTGCACCTCCATCGTCTATGCCACCGAAAAGAAGCAGACAAAG GTGGAGTTCCCCGAAGCCCGCATCTATGAGGAAACTCTCAACATCCTCCTGTACGAATCCCACGATGGGAGAGGACCAGACAACGCTCTACTGGAGGCCACAGGGGGCGCTGCCGGCCGATCGCATCATCTGGACGAAGACGACGAGCGTGAACGAATCGAGCGCGTTCGTCGGATCCACATCAAACGACCCGATGATCGCACGCACCACCACCAGTGA